The region CCAGATGCTTGGCTGTGACTGGCTTTTGCATGTAGAGTACCCCTGGTGTTGGGGGCCTCCAGAGCCACCGAGTGCTCTTCAAAGCCTGCTGCACTCTGAGCGCAGCTAcatggaagaggaggaggaggaggtttgGAGCGCACTAAAGGAACTCGGCTTTACCACCGAGCACTTACGGAACAATCCGCCGAAGGACAGCCGCAACCCCATCACAGGGGTTTACCGCATCCTGCTTCACCAAGCCCAGAAAAGGAGGGGCTGTGACACGCCTCCGGTAGTCCGAGGGATGGTGAGGGATTCCAAAAGAGAGGGACTCCGGGCCTATCGGGGTCTCCGACACTCCTCCAAGCTGTGTACACTGTCATAGCAGAGATGTTTCTCAACCAGCCGCCCTGCTCAAAATCTCaagaattgaacattttatttgatgtattttccaaagtataaggctttgcttttgttgttgtttttactagtttgggaggtgctgcaacttatactctggtgtgattcATATATAACAtacaacccccacccccccaaaaaaaacatttactatGAATAATAAGAATTATACTGTAATAACTATTTATACAGAGCttacccaggaatcaaagcacgaagcaaaataaactcaaataaaacaataaattcaaACAACAAAAAGTACcctacaacaatacacaaaaatttATCCCAAATTGATCATAAAAGGTCTGTTTGTTCCCTCTTGAAGAAGCATTTTTTCGACAAGTACGTCttacacacagtaaaatcaccagtgttaatttaacactgacagtgaacatataaatggctgcatttatatagcgcttttccatctgcaacagacactcaaagtgctttacaataatgcctcacattcacattcgccaaacaaggtgctcactacacaccgggagcagttggggattaaagaccttgcccaaggggccttagtgattttccagtcaggctgggatttgaactgaggatcttctggtctcaagcccaacgccttaaccactagaccatcacctcccatatgGTCCCattctggccagagtaggaccatatgttcactgtcagtgttagttttacactggcgattttactgtgtactcTCGAAAATAAGgtacctgtttttttttattttcttacgTTTCAGTGACAGATACTTGTAGAATTTTTCACAGTTCATAACCTTTTCCTAAATTTAGAAAGGTTTATGTTTCAGATTTTAAGAAAGTGGAAGTGCCTTGTGAAATGAACTCAAGGTGgttttatttttccagctcacggTCCAGTAAACAGTGTGGTTGAATCCCATTCAAAGTCAATCATTATTTCTCAATATACCCATATATTAATTCATTGTAAAACCCATATAAATGTGAGATATTGAACACTGGCTACCACAGCTTCTAGAACTGAAGATGACATGTTTGAGGTCTTTGTTTTATAGAACAGTCAGTTATTTCTGTGATTTCAAGCCTGGATGCTTCTGTCTGCATgttgaagtgtccttgagcaagacactaaCTCCAAATTgtacctgatgtggagaaaaacattttaaaatgaatgCTAGTGTCACTGAATGAGGCCTTCCTGTGACATGCTGTGAATGAAAGATATGTCAGATGATGGGAGATGAGACACCAGGAAGATTTTCTGCTCAATGTTCAGaatgaacatttcaaaaattgtTTCTGCAACAGATTTGAAGTGTTCACTTGTTTCAGCAAGAAAAGTTTGAAAGACTCTTCTGTTGGCCATTAAATATCAAATAAAGTGATGTCACAAAGTCCCTTTTTGTGTATTTTAGATAACGGCGGTGAAAGAACGCACGGCACAGAGTCGAGGGCAGCAGAACAATCTTCATAAAGAATTTAATCAGAATAATCAGTGAAACAAAAACATCATCCTCCATGatcacctccatatgtgtgccaagtgtgGTGCAAATCACTGAAAAATTTCAATTTTGACCTTTAACCCAATGAGTTTCACTCTTTAATGATTGACTTTTAGCCATTTTgaccttgcctgggcaattccagatgcCTCCTCCATATGTCTGCTACATTTGATGGACATTGGagccaagaaaaaacaaaacaattctgaccccaatgaccttgatctttgccagTGCAAACAATTCTGGGGTCAGCCTTCATCTACATGCCATGCTTGATCACCAATCTTAAGGAATTTGTATTTTCACTTATGCCATGAATTAGAAATATTAAACTATACCACTAATGAGAAGCGCTCCTACAAAATCACCCGCTGAGGTGACCGCGAGGAAGAGAAACCTGCACGATCTCAGCCCTTCATTGCATGCAGCCATCGATCTCTGAGGATAAGCACTGATCCAATGGCACTCTGGGCCTTGAATAAGATTTTATATACAAAAAAGACAGCCTAGTGTCAcacttttttcgtgctcccatcacgaaatgattcaaatttttgtgactggggtttttttttttaactcactattagtaaccctactccttcccccaaccctaaccataaccacccccaccccccgctgcacttttaattacttgcagccatcacggaattaattagaatgaatttatgCTGCCATGACAAAGATTTTACACTTTTTGTGACAAAATGACAAACCAAtagttaatgtatatttcgtgctgctcaaTCACGACgatccatgagactgggttggaaaaaaaaaacaacagacaacAAGCTGTctggcagagtaaaataaattgaatattgcTGGTCAACTTGTGTATCTTTGAAAACACTTGCAaattgtacactgaaaaaagagaaatgtTGAACCAACCGAAATGAATaatttcaattggtaacatcgaAATGaatgttgtttgaacttaagtttgttcatttgagttgatctaacttacgaacttaagttcaaacaacttaattaactTATGTGCTACCAATTGAAAAaccttttaagttggttcttttttcagtgcacagcGTAGATTGGCTTCAAACCTCCAAATTTGTCTAGTAGACATACATCATGTGTTGATCTGCATGAATTCAGCAGTGAGCATCTCTAATGTAGGCTTGttaaatgggggtgggggggcacatcaACCTCTTGCATTCTCtcttaaagtaagtcccttcggctgctcccttgtttgcactcggggttgccacagcaaatccaagttggatctgcatgttgaattggcacaggttttacaccagatgcctttcctgacgcaactccacattacatggagaaatgtggcaggggtgggattggaacccggagccttctgaactgaaaccaagcgcattaaccacttggccaccacccctgcttcttGCATTCTCTCTTACTGGTCAGTAAACTGTAAATAAAAGCCTTCGTGAGTCACGCACGCTTCATTGTCTGGACTCAGAGCAGGtggtggctgctgctgcagtcaaACACACCAAAAAGTGTCAGTGTTTTGCTGGCAGGGCACCAGATGATATTCTGGACTCTTGTAAACCGGTCCAAACCGACCTGGCAACCCCTTTTTTGGCACTGGACCCCGCCCCCCTCGCTCCCTCCTGCAGGAGGCGGCAGATGGTGCGGCGTGGCTGCAGGAGACATCTGCAGCGCGGACAATAGGCGCACTGTGCGGGGCGCTGGAGCTGACACGCTATTGTGCGCTGCGCCATACACATGCAGATTAGCGCCAAGAGGAGGGCGGAGTGCTGACAGGCCTTATAGCGCCTCCTTTGTCAACCTGCTGAGGTTTAAACATTTGTCCAGCTTCAAGTCTGAAAGTGAAAACACCAAACACATGGGCTTTTTTCTGTCTTGTTCTTTATTAAACATTTTCACTTAGTTTCCATCAAATTCTACAGTTAATACTTAAGGAACTGATAAATTAGTTTGTTATATTCTTTCCAACAAAATACTGAGTCACGTTTTTGTTATTTAATCTACAAAATCCACACTTTTTTTTATAAAGAAAATGAATTTGCAGCATTTTAAACTTTTTAATCCATTTTCTAAAGTTAAACCTTTATATAATGGACTTGTTTATCATGGAATTTTTTTTAGAATACATTTTGTCATTGTGAAATTTCTAAAGTGAAACCTTTAGAGAATTAAGACAATTCTGGAAAGTGGGAAACATTTGAGCTGATTGCAACTGGTGTCGTGTTGCTCAACAAAAAGACGACGTTTTCAAAAAGTCTCTTTTTAAGAACGCCTCTTCTTCTCGGCACCGCTTCTTCTCCTGCTGCGCGTGCGCGTCAACGTGCGACCTTTGCTCCGTGGCACCCACAGGACGCAGAACTCGCTTCTCCTTCCTCTCCAAACCTCATCCGCACAAAGAATGAGGGTCGATGTGTCGCTCTTGTGGCATACCTGACCTCGTTCACATAAAGAATGAGAGTCATCTTGGCATGGACGGGACAAGAGGCGACGGTCACGGCGCGAGGGGCCCCCAGGGGGGCCCGGCGCCACGCTGCCTGGACGGGAATCCTCCTCAGGAGTTTCCAGGGATGAGCAGAAACAGCGTCATCCTGCTCGTCAGGATGACAATTTCCAGACTAGAAGCTTTGCAGCATCTGAtcagagaggagcagagatccGGATCAGCGCTCGGGGAGGCTGATCTCTGGAACCCAGTCGTTGAGCCGGCGGCTCTCCTCACAGAACAGGTGCAGCTTCTCCAGAGCGGGGTCCTCCCAAGAACCATCAGACGGGTTCTGTTCAAACAAGAAGAGGAGCACAGATTTAATCACAGAACATGCGTCACTGAAATGCGCGTTAGTGGAGCGGCGCGTACCGTGATGAGGACGCAGTGCGCGTCTTCGAGCTGCACCGCCTTGTCTCCTACGATCTCCACCAGACGCTGCATGTCGCTCACTCTCACGATGCTGATGTCGTTGTCAAAGCAGAACGACTGGATGAGGGTGAAGTGGATCTGGAGAGCGATGTCGCACTCGAACTCCTCATCCATGGCCAGGACGCAGAAAGACACGCTGTCCGGGTCGCTgcgagacaaaaataaagcaatcaAGTGAATGAGGTTTCatgcaaagtttaaaaaaaaatggtacaatATCCGTGACATgatgggaaaaggagaaaaaaagtgcTAATACTTACAGATTCATAACTTTTGCGCACTCGTAGACACCCACGGTCAGGCAGTCGTTGTCTTTAGCGGAAACCAACACCTCCTCCATGGCTGTGCCGGAGCTCTGAGCCCGTTCGGTGGGCTTCTGGATCAGAACCTCCTCAAAAGTCATGATGAAGATAATGGTAGATATTCCACAACAGAGTTTGTGACACGATAAATTCGAAGAGCAGAGTGCTGTCACAGCCGAGTGTGTCTCTCTTTTATGTCGTCCATCTCGTGCAGCTCAGTGAAAGcgctgcgctctgattggctgagctcAGCAGTGTATTGGTATGATAATGCTATTGTCACACTTCGGCTCGTGGCAGATTGATGGATGTCACTGAGCCAGGCGCGCTCCGCCTAGACACTTAAAATAGCTTTATTTTAAGAATTTTGAATTATACAGAGAAACCACCTCGCTGCACACCACAGAacgtttaaaagtttttgcaaagaAAACGGTCTCTGCATCCTTTACCCTAAAACCCTTGTTTGAACCAAGTTGTAAATAAGAACAAATCAACTCTCTACAACCAGAACATAAACTCATAACCCTCTAAGTGTGGTTTTTATGCCTTTTTTTAAGATTGCAATTGGTGGAGAAAGTGTAATCTGCGTGAACTGCAGAGAGAAAGGGCAGGTGGACGGTGCCATCTGTGTCCTCGAATCTGGCCATAAAATCGGCCTCATTGTGCGCGCAGAAGTCCTCTGTTATCGTGGTCCCCATACAAATGCAAATTGCCAGCGCGTGCCAGAACGCTGGGCGTGCTGCACAATCTAGACTGTGGCCCATGCGGACCACGTGACCATCAGCTGTCCCCCCAAAAACTCCTTTCATTTATTACACTGGGGACTTTAAAGAGCACATGGACTAAATTCTATAAAGTTGTTACAGATAGTTTTCACTCAGGCAACAGAACTTTTACGCACTGGTCTTTGAGTGATTGAGCACTTTATTTCAAACTTTTGTGCATATTTTGTGTTTGTCTGAGGTAGTCATGCACTTTTATCAACCCAGCTGCAGGCGGTGTGTAAATTATGCACGGATCACATGTCGCCAGTTTGACTTATTACAGAGCTGTTGTCATTTACAACAAACAGTCGCACCAGGTTTTATCTGCTGGCTTAAGTCTAAACTCACAGAAATTCAAATGTTAACAATGCGTGGAGAGAAATTACTGCAGCTGTCTGCTCAGCCGATATTACAGCTTCTCTCCACGTTTTATACTTTTGCGATGCGTAATACTCATGATTCTTTATTCATCAGTCCACTGTTTCTCTGCACACTTTTTAATATTCAATAAACTCAAACGTTCCTGCATCAGGTGGCGTCTGCTGCTACATGTGCGTAATTCACTAAGGCTCATATTTCACTTATTCGACTTGTTTAACGGTTCCTCTGCAGGCTTTGtacttattttatttcatttgagGAAACGAATAAGTCAAAACAGATCTTTCACCAGACCGTCTGATGATACCGCCGCGTAAATTACGCACGGCTCTTTTTGCCTCTGTTGGCTCTCTACTTGCACTTTTAGGATTTGAGCATCACTCATAACGCCTTTTACATCAGGTCAGGCCTGCTGCCACCACTCCgtgaaaaaaaaagggggtgggggggggtgcagaGGCGGTGCAGAAGAGACACAGGTTGGCAGTGATAGATTCTGCGCTATTGTTCTGCGGAAGGCAAAGCGGCAGATGGAGACCTGTCGCTATGAGTCAACCCCTCCTCCTTTCCCCTTAAACTCGGGTCAGGGGGTGAGACCGTCTTTTGTCCACGAGCCTCTACATTCTGCAGCCTGCTGTCTGAGTTTTGATTACATTAGAATTCATAGCGTTAGAAGAAGTTTGAAAATGACGTGTTGTCTCCAGATGCTCGACAGGCCCGCGCAGGGCCACAGCAGCAGATAAAAATCACCTGAAGTTGGAGCTGTAAACTGAATGTATTGTGTTTTGCAACAAAACGCTTATCTCGACTTTATTGGTCAAACACGAGCAGccgtcaggtgtttttttttaagtatttgggggggggggggggggggggtgagcaaAATTTGGTGTTGATCCAGATGACAGAGGAGCTCAGACCTTGAGCTGTTTGAGGAAGGATCGGCTTGCATGGCCGCAGGACAGGCGCGTGCAAAATCGATACAGACCTATTGTTGGTGAGGCAACATCTGCCGGACGGAGCAGCGCGCGACAGGTGTTGGTGGTCAAAGCTGGTGACCTGCAGCGACCAGGCAAAGCCTCGAGCCTTTTTGTGAGGATAAAAGTGTCTAAACCCTGTAGCAGCATGCCAACATTTTTTTCCTTAAGCATTTTACTTTTTAGTGTCCAAAAGTGGACTGAGCACGAGGGAGGGGGTATACAAAGTTTATTTTACATTAATTGCATGAATGCATTTATTGTAAATCAGTAAGAAATGCAGActtttttaaagtcagttttgctCTTTGTAAAAACGGTTAATTTGCAGCCTGATGTAAAACTGCATCGCGTGCAGACTTTACGCTCAGCAGGTGCTGCGTGCGCTTTAGTTGCGCCCCTCCCACCAGCGCCGCAATCACCCTCAGGGACAGATGGGATGTCTCGGTTGCTATAGAGAGTgatgcagacagacagataaagcgTGCAGGCATCTCCAGATGCCACGCGCCTCGGGTGAGGCCCGGTTTTACGCATGCAAAGCAGCAGCGCGTGCCACTGATCAACAAAGTGAATTTAATCCTGATGACGAACAAAAGCCACATTTACGGGTGTTCTAATACACTTTTTAATGTTGTCActcattttggtaaaaaaaaaaaactcccatcaACAGTCCCACTATGgaataaaataataaagtcaTAGGGGCTTCAAGACATTGTTCTCCTCAATACCTTTTCCAGTTGTTGTCAAACGTTTCCAaacagttttgtatttttttttacttttagaaTTGTTTTCCCCTTTTCATTACACACAGTTGTGAGTTCCTGTGAAGTCTGTGATGTTTGTCAAAGCTTTTATTAGTATTGATAACTATTATTAGTAACCCAATCACTCTTGGAGATATGATGAGGAGTGTCAGTTACATTTTGAAGAAGTGTCAGCATttggccatccaggacccaatgcggttctgtggtgtgaatgtggcaaagcacagcaccagcgcatgctcccagacttgacttgctaATCAGTCTGCTGCCACGTCTAGTTTCACAAAGAATATTTTTAATTGTCCCAGCTTAAAagtcagttttgtgtgtgtgtccgcaGATGACTGGTCTTTTGCTCAGCTACAAGAATTGGTGCAACCCCCCATACATGCGCaaccgcacacacacacgcacgcacgcacgcacgcacgcacgcacgcacgcacacacacacacacacacacacacacacacacacacacacacacacacacacacacacacacacacacacacacacacacatgtcccCCAACAcattcttccttccttcctgtccAAATACTTAGCAAGCATGAACTTCTAATGTTAACCAGATAAAAGTATTGACCGGTCAACATGAAAGTTCATTGAGAAAGATTAATAGTGCagtggataagagaatatttagaggggaatcctgcaaatggtgataaaagaatCAAATTAGTCAGAAATACTTCTCAggcaatcctcttttgaaaaaaaaaaaaaatcgattggccacttgaattttcaatcggtggtcaggtagaggtcaattaaagaattacacagaggtcaaaattaaaagatgctccaatcatattgaaaaatattccacattatttgcctgatcataaagattccaaaaaggtatagtttggtctatctgtgactgaattctatggagttacaggataaaaacagcaagaatggtgacaaaggtcagtgtcggtttgtacaggggtcaaaagttaaaattgctccaattttggtaaaaagtgatgcacaatactagttgagttaacacacttttaaaaaggaatagtttggactatgtataaTCCTtatttatcatgttacagggtaacatatgtcacgtcatagaatccaatagacgtagaccttgtttgacctttactttggagaccaagcattcaacactgtcaacactattccatttattaatccaattagctcaaccaataatttgcatcactttttaccaaaattggaacaactttaacttttgacccctgtacaaaatgacactgacctttgtcaccattcttgctgtttttatcccgtaactccatagaattcagtcacagatagtccaaactatacctttttggaatctttatgatcaggcaaataatgtggaatatttttcaatatgattggagcatcttttaattttgacctctgtgtaattcttcaattgacccctacctggccacagattgaaaagtcaagtggccaatcggttttctCAAAAgaagaatgtctaaggagtatttctgctgaatttgatgctttgatcaccatttgcatgattgtttcacttatctgctgcactataaaaaTGCTTTAATGTGACTCAATTTTGTCTTTGATGCTGTTGATGGTTTTATATACAGACATTTCAAGCATTGTTGGCTATAGCAACCATTAACATAATAAAGAGCTGGACAGGGGAGATGTTCAAAGCCTTATGAACCTGACTGACTTTCAAAGCAGAGTGGGATGGGGGTTGCCTAgcaatgtttctgtcaaaggtgAAACAATCACAAACATCTACAAGATCTCACATCTGGGTATCACTCAGCTAATGGTATGTAAGCCTGGTGTTTTCAACATCTTTTTTTGTATcaccctgttttaagatttgtattgcCCTGATTTTGTTGCCAGactttccagggcagtaaaattgataggacaagtgtatgattcatcagccctattttttcttgtatatcaTGACGGCTGGTTTccgagtatagggcagatttttgttgtaatatgtgataatggTCCTTACAACTCAACTGCTGAGGTTACAATACTTCCAGTactatgacctttgacctcctgagCCCCAAATCAGCAGGATTCTTGGAGTCAAGCATACATGCCAAGTTTGCTAACAACTTGGAGTTTCTAGCACAAGTTTTTGTAATCATAAGCAATGTGTATGTTAAACATGCTTTTAGGAGCCTTGCCCTTTGACCTTCCAACTGCAAAATCATCATGCATTGACATTAagaggaggtgatagtctagtggttaaagcatttggcttgagaccagagggtcctcggttcaaatcccagcctgacaggaaaatcactaagggcccttgggcaaagtccttaatcccctagtttctcccggtgtgtagtgagcgccttgcatggcagcaccctgacatcggggtgaatgtgaggcattatttgtaaagcgattTCAGTGTCTGatatctatataaatgcagtccatttaccattaccctGCAGCCAAAACTTATACTGAACTAGAAGCActgagagagtgcaaacctctgccaaggccatggggtcactgacgccataacatctacacgccgtggaatcattgaacctaaaaaagtctaacaatgatgtttgctcagtagtaaaaaagtttcatctactgtgactggatagcatgtatccttaacgcttggcatcacagtttattgcaacttgcacctttcccagaagctactgtcatctgagcactgatattgatattacatgtgcttatagacaaaaacaaataagagacaaaattcaatttattattcaactaaactgcaaatatatgaattttttttaacatttatgaaacactaaacaaggccatagggtcactgaccataaagagattccctccttggcacagtgatctattcaacaattcagtgttacaaccaaaactatgatacatacacttttctttcctttatatttgacatccttgaccatgaaaacataccactagaacttggaatcacttttatgtctttagtagatcaaaagttattgtataaaaagaatttttcggtaatggcggttttcttcatgatctagctccataacatttgaagctacatcaaatccgatgacaccttactgaatcagtacagattcagctacaatttggtgttagttgtgcatctctagcttcatttgtcacctcacactgacatattttctattttccctatatttttgcatattcatattcaccagatccggaatccggatccgatcatcaccaaactttgttgtgtgatagaacatttgactatgttacaccctaatttttttcaagcctttctgccttgtttttgtggagttagaaactagaatgtcaaattccccctatcccgcaatggtgaagaatactttaaaaaattcctggatccggattgtgatccggatcagcactaaaatttaatcacttgttcctcttgtcatttccaaccactccacaaaatttcatcaaaatctgttcaaaactttttgagttatcctgctgacaaacagacagacaaacaaacaaacgcgaccgaaaacataacctccttggcggaggtaaaaatttcAGTAGATTGCTTCACTCATTATCCAGAAAATGTGTCAAAAAGGGAGGCCATGAGACTTCTTGGCTCACAATCTCTCTATACAAAGGCATGTTTCACGTGGCTGCAGCAGGTGAGGCAGAGCCATTCTTCTCACCCCCAGATCAAGTTCAGATTTATGGTTTCATCCTTGTTCCTAGTTACGGAGCGCTCCCTTTAAAGTGGACCTGTCACATTTCTATCTGCTGCCTCCttctacatttatattgtggtgcagACAATGAATCAGCCTTTCATTTATTTTGGTGTAAATTGGTGACCCCCTGGGAAACGCATGTAAACTTTTGCCTATAACTGCAAATGAAGAAGCAAAAATATCCACAAAATGCCACTAACAATTCATTATAAACTAATCGGCTGGAGCAGAGTGTGTTCTACAGTTTGTGGTGGAATTCTTGGTTGTCCTCCAGACGTTTGCTGGGGACATTCTGAGGTTCATGTGTGGTTTCATAAATGCTGAAAAGATCTTCAAAGGCCACATCTTAAAAACCTGATCCTTTTAATCAAAGC is a window of Thalassophryne amazonica chromosome 17, fThaAma1.1, whole genome shotgun sequence DNA encoding:
- the gadd45gb.1 gene encoding growth arrest and DNA-damage-inducible, gamma b, tandem duplicate 1, with the protein product MTFEEVLIQKPTERAQSSGTAMEEVLVSAKDNDCLTVGVYECAKVMNLDPDSVSFCVLAMDEEFECDIALQIHFTLIQSFCFDNDISIVRVSDMQRLVEIVGDKAVQLEDAHCVLITNPSDGSWEDPALEKLHLFCEESRRLNDWVPEISLPER